The Candidatus Goldiibacteriota bacterium genome contains the following window.
CTTATAAACCTGCTCCAGGCACAGTCCGGCGCGGAAATAGCTGTTGTTACGCTTAACTCGCTTGAGGGTAATGATTTAAATGATTTTACAAATACGCTCTTTGAAAAATGGGGGATTGGTAAGAAAGGCAAAGATAACGGCATAATGCTTTTGGTCGCTTTAAGCGAAAGGAAGGTACGTATTGAAGTTGGATACGGGCTTGAAGGCGCAATTCCCGACAGCAGGGCCGGTTCCATAATCAGGGAGACAATTGTGCCGGCCTTCGGGCAGAATGATTATTCCGGCGGGATATATGCTGCGGTATATCAGCTTGCCGCAATTGCCGCGGCTGAAGCGGGAGTTGAATTAAACGTACAGGCGCCGGCAGCATATTCCGCGCAGGG
Protein-coding sequences here:
- a CDS encoding TPM domain-containing protein, giving the protein MKKILFIYVFILTALFTAVFALTTDELKPSAWVNDYAGIMDEAGRLKTETLINLLQAQSGAEIAVVTLNSLEGNDLNDFTNTLFEKWGIGKKGKDNGIMLLVALSERKVRIEVGYGLEGAIPDSRAGSIIRETIVPAFGQNDYSGGIYAAVYQLAAIAAAEAGVELNVQAPAAYSAQGAARQLIKGEKILMVIFMIIMIPVIIKNPWILLYLLSSGRGGGYGGRGGFGGGFGGFGGGSSGGGGASGGW